The following proteins come from a genomic window of Sesamum indicum cultivar Zhongzhi No. 13 linkage group LG10, S_indicum_v1.0, whole genome shotgun sequence:
- the LOC105171518 gene encoding probable histone-arginine methyltransferase 1.3 produces the protein MEDNKLREQDFLVASISQLSISGSSSPPVVARFRSDSLLFGPESDSSDSVQFDLSNCELFKLGPFQSLCISEASEINKEKSYSRGITIQFRNEEESRAFHCAFEQWKKEVVVQGSSLPNGILSSSRSKFDDKIEASSAKMYFHYYGQLLHQQNMLQDYVRTGTYYAAVLENRVDFIDRVVVDVGAGSGILSLFAAQAGAKHVYAVEASEMADYARKLIAGNPLLSERITVIKGKVEDIELPEKADILISEPMGTLLVNERMLESYIIARDRFLIPNGKMFPTVGRIHMAPFSDEYLYIEIANKALFWQQQNYYGVNLTPLHGTAFQGYFSQPVVDAFDPRLLVAPAISHVIDFTSAKEEELYEIDIPLRFISSVGTRIHGLACWFDVLFNGSTVQRWLTTAPGAPTTHWYQLRCVLSQPIYVMPGQEITGRLHMVAHKAQSYTLYLTLSAKMWGPGAEQGGILQSSSGKLDLKEPYYRMSQPQAYPMSQEQPSQQLLQTQDLQIQSQDEEGSDLLQQAV, from the exons ATGGAGGATAATAAGCTGAGGGAGCAGGATTTTTTGGTGGCGTCAATTTCGCAGCTGTCGATTTCGGGCAGTTCTTCGCCGCCGGTGGTGGCGAGGTTTCGCTCCGACTCGCTATTATTTGGCCCGGAATCCGATTCGAGTGATTCGGTTCAGTTCGATCTCAGCAACTGCGAG CTTTTCAAGCTAGGACCATTTCAATCACTATGTATATCGGAAGCttctgaaataaataaagag AAAAGCTATTCCAGGGGAATCACCATACAGTTTAGGAATGAAGAGGAAAGTAGGGCCTTCCATTGTGCATTTGAGCAATGGAAGAAAGAAGTGGTTGTTCAAG GATCATCTTTGCCAAATGGAATTTTATCATCGTCTAGAAGCAAGTTTGATGACAAAATAGAGGCATCTTCAGCCAAAATGTACTTCCATTACTATGGACAGCTTCTACACCAGCAAAACATGTTGCAGGACTATGTGAGGACAG GAACTTATTATGCTGCAGTCCTTGAGAACCGTGTTGATTTTATTGATCGTGTAGTAGTTGATGTTGGTGCTGGTAGCGGCATCTTGTCATTATTTGCTGCTCAG GCTGGTGCAAAACATGTGTATGCTGTGGAAGCATCAGAAATGGCAGATTATGCTCGTAAACTTATAGCTGGGAATCCTTTACTAAGCGAAAGAATAACA GTAATCAAGGGTAAAGTTGAAGATATTGAATTACCTGAGAAAGCAGATATTTTGATCTCTGAACCAATGG GCACTTTGCTAGTCAATGAGAGGATGTTAGAGTCATACATAATTGCAAGAGATAGATTCCTTATTCCAAATGGAAAGATGTTTCCAACTGTAGGAAG AATACATATGGCGCCATTCAGcgatgaatatttatatattgaaattgcGAATAAG GCTTTGTTTTGGCagcaacaaaattattatggTGTTAACTTGACACCTTTACATGGTACTGCCTTTCAAGGATACTTTTCACAG CCAGTTGTGGATGCTTTTGATCCTAGGTTATTGGTGGCGCCTGCAATCTCTCATGTTATAGACTTCACTTCCGCTAAG GAGGAAGAATTGTATGAAATTGACATCCCATTAAGATTTATATCTTCTGTTGGCACCAGAATACATGGATTGGCCTGTTGGTTTGATGTACTATTCAATGGGAG CACTGTACAAAGGTGGCTTACTACTGCACCAGGTGCGCCTACAACACACTGGTACCAGTTACGCTGTGTCCTGTCCCAACCTATATATGTTATGCCTGGCCAAGAGATAACTGGTCGACTTCATATGGTGGCCCATAAAGCTCAGAGTTATACCCTTTACCTAACACTGTCAG CTAAAATGTGGGGTCCTGGTGCTGAACAAGGAGGAATACTCCAGTCATCATCCGGGAAACTCGATCTAAAGGAGCCTTATTATCGGATGTCTCAACCTCAAGCATATCCAATGTCCCAAGAGCAACCATCACAGCAACTACTGCAGACACAG GATTTACAAATTCAATCCCAGGATGAAGAGGGTTCAGATTTATTGCAACAAGCGGTGTGA
- the LOC105171517 gene encoding isoleucine--tRNA ligase, chloroplastic/mitochondrial has product MEMESTRFAKPSTPTKIYSLTKMALHNSSYRALSLRNYSSFRNTTAGSLLQLRRSSSAKVLSLFHVTCYSTCSGIEYCSSSKRRSRGPVMAAKGKSEGEKQEDGKYKHTIDLPRTAFGLRANSVVREPEIQRLWDENQVFKRVASRNTGASFVLHDGPPYANGDLHMGHALNKILKDIINRYKLLQNYRVHYVPGWDCHGLPIELKVLQSLDQDARKELTPLKLRAKAAKFAKSTVKNQMAAFKRYGVWGDWDHPYLTLDPEYEAAQIEVFGQMALQGYIYRGRKPVHWSPSSRTALAEAELEYPEGHVSKSMYAVFRLVSAPTSCKLLNDFIPNLGLAIWTTTPWTIPANAGVAVNSKLQYAVVEVDSSSIDLTAPSVNKEKRVGNALKDHNKLYLVVALDLVPTLEAKWGVKLIVKTALTGAELENCRYVHPIESRECPVVVGGDYITTESGTGLVHTAPGHGQEDYVTGLKYGLPVLSPVDDEGKFTEEAGQFSGLDVLGDGNVAVIECLDKNSSMIMVEPYKHKYPYDWRTKKPTIFRATEQWFASVEGFRSAAMDSINQVFWIPPQAENRISSMTSSRSDWCISRQRTWGVPIPVFYHVESKEPLMNEETIGHIKSIVSQKGSDAWWYMKVEELLPEKYRKEASSYVKGTDTMDVWFDSGSSWAAVLTKRKGLSYPADLYLEGTDQHRGWFQSSLLTSIATNGKAPYRGVVTHGFVLDEKGFKMSKSQGNVVDPRTVIEGGKDQKESFGADVLRLWVSSVDYTGDVTIGPKVLRQMSDIYRKLRGTLRFLLGNLHDWKADYAVPYSELPVIDQYALFQLASVVKNIKESYDNYQFFKIFQIIQRFIVVDLSNFYLDVAKDRLYVGGTTSATRRSCQTVLAAHLLSIVRVIAPILPHLAEDVWQNLPFPFTAEDGHKANFVFESRWPVLNEKHLSFPEEEVNFWVTILELRTEVNKVLEVARTMKLIGSSLEAKVYLHASDAGLVSRLVDMCSSENDADTLHRIFLTSQVEILPSLEIVNKDDIPCTGEYLVQNKNKVWVGVSRASGLKCERCWNFSLQVGSYDDHPLLCGRCHGVVNQPIPAMAAAS; this is encoded by the exons ATGGAAATGGAGTCCACCCGCTTCGCTAAACCCTCAACTCCCACCAAGATTTACTCTCTCACCAAAATGGCTCTGCATAATTCTTCTTACAGG GCTCTGTCGCTGAGAAATTACTCATCTTTTAGGAATACAACTGCTGGCAGCTTGTTACAATTAAGAAGAAGCTCTTCAGCGAAAGTCTTATCCCTCTTTCATGTGACATGCTATTCTACTTGCTCTGGTATAGAATATTGCTCATCCTCAAAGCGAAGATCACGTGGGCCTGTCATGGCAGCAAAAGGAAAATCTGAAG GGGAAAAACAGGAGGATGGCAAGTATAAGCACACAATTGACCTCCCTAGGACTGCCTTTGGCTTAAGAGCGAATTCTGTTGTGAGGGAGCCCGAAATACAAAGATTATGGGATGAAAATCAGGTGTTTAAGAGGGTTGCCAGTAGGAATACTGGG GCAAGTTTTGTGCTTCACGATGGCCCTCCTTATGCAAATGGTGATTTGCATATGGGTCATGCCTTAAATAAGATTTTGAAGGATATTATCAACCGCTATAAG CTTCTTCAGAACTATCGAGTTCATTATGTCCCTGGTTGGGATTGTCATGGCCTGCCAATTGAATTAAAAG TTTTACAGTCACTGGATCAGGATGCTAGAAAGGAGCTGACACCACTAAAATTGAGAGCAAAGGCTGCCAAATTTGCAAAATCAACTGTCAAGAATCAGATGGCAGCTTTTAAG CGATATGGCGTATGGGGAGACTGGGATCACCCATATCTCACTCTTGATCCTGAGTATGAAGCTGCTCAG ATTGAAGTGTTCGGCCAGATGGCCTTGCAAGGGTATATCTATAGAGGCAGGAAGCCAGTTCATTGGAGCCCCTCGTCTCGAACTGCTCTTGCAGAGGCTGAGTTGGAG TATCCTGAGGGGCATGTTTCAAAGAGCATGTACGCTGTTTTTAGATTAGTCAGTGCCCCTACATCATGTAAACTGTTAAATGATTTCATTCCCAATCTGGGTTTGGCTATTTGGACTACAACCCCATGGACTATTCCTGCTAATGCTG GTGTTGCTGTCAATTCAAAGCTTCAATATGCTGTTGTTGAAGTTGATTCCAGTTCTATAGACTTAACTGCACCATCGGTCAATAAAGAGAAAAGGGTTGGCAATGCCTTGAAGGATCATAACAAGCTCTACTTAGTTGTCGCATTGGACCTTGTGCCAACTTTAGAAGCAAAATGGGGTGTGAAGCTTATCGTGAAGACAGCACTTACTGGCGCAGAACTTGAAAACTGCAG GTATGTTCATCCCATAGAGAGTAGAGAATGCCCAGTCGTTGTTGGTGGGGATTATATCACGACAGAATCAGGAACTGGACTAGTGCATACTGCTCCTGGGCATGGTCAAGAAGATTATGTAACTGGCCTTAAATATGGTTTGCCCGTCCTTTCCCCGGTGGATGATGAAGGAAAGTTTACTGAAGAAGCTGGGCAATTCAGCGGTCTTGACGTGCTTGGAGATGGCAATGTTGCTGTTATTGAGTGCTTGGACAAGAACTCATCAATGATCATGGTTGAGCCATACA AACACAAGTATCCATATGATTGGCGAACAAAGAAACCTACAATTTTCAGGGCAACTGAACAATGGTTTGCTTCAGTAGAAGGATTCCGTAGTGCTGCAATGGATTCAATTAACCAAGTATTCTGGATACCCCCCCAG GCAGAAAATCGAATTTCTTCTATGACTTCAAGTCGTTCTGATTGGTGTATCTCCCGGCAAAGAACTTGGGGTGTGCCAATCCCGGTTTTTTATCACGTGGAGTCGAAGGAGCCATTGATGAATGAAGAAACTATTGGTCATATTAAGT CTATCGTTTCCCAGAAAGGAAGTGATGCATGGTGGTACATGAAGGTAGAGGAACTGCTTCCAGAAAAGTATCGCAAAGAAGCATCAAGCTATGTAAAAGGAACTGATACGATGGATGTATGGTTTGACTCAG GTTCTTCATGGGCTGCAGTATTGACGAAGAGAAAGGGTCTTAGTTATCCTGCAGATTTGTATCTCGAAGGTACAGACCAGCATCGTGGCTGGTTTCAGAGTTCATTATTGACAAGTATTGCTACTAATG GAAAGGCTCCATATCGTGGTGTCGTAACACATGGATTCGTACTTGATGAGAAAGGTTTCAAGATGAGCAAATCTCAAGGAAATGTTGTCGACCCAAGAACTGTGATTGAAGGAGGGAAGGACCAAAAG GAGTCCTTTGGAGCAGATGTACTTAGGCTCTGGGTTTCCAGTGTAGATTATACTGGGGATGTCACGATCGGGCCTAAAGTCCTCCGTCAAATGTCAGACATATACAGGAAACTAAGAGGAACCTTGCGGTTTCTTTTGGGGAACCTGCACGATTGGAAA GCTGATTATGCTGTTCCTTACAGTGAGCTTCCAGTGATAGATCAATATGCGTTATTTCAACTTGCAAGTGTTGTGAAAAACATTAAAGAGAGCTATGACAATTATCAGTTCTTCAAGATTTTTCAG aTTATTCAGCGGTTCATTGTAGTTGATCTCTCTAATTTCTACTTGGATGTTGCCAAAGATCGACTTTATGTGGG GGGAACGACTAGCGCTACAAGGAGGAGTTGTCAAACAGTCCTTGCTGCACATTTACTTTCTATTGTGAGGGTCATTGCTCCAATTTTGCCACACTTGGCAGAGGATGTTTGGCAGAATCTTCCTTTCCCATTCACTGCTGAAGATGGACATAAGGCAAATTTTGTCTTTGAGTCAAGATGGCCTGtgttaaatgaaaaacatCTCTCATTCCCAGAGGAAGAGGTTAATTTTTGGGTGACGATTCTTGAG CTGAGAACTGAGGTAAACAAAGTGCTGGAGGTCGCTCGTACTATGAAGCTGATTGGTTCGAGCCTTGAGGCAAAGGTCTATCTTCATGCATCTGATGCTGGCCTTGTTTCCAGATTAGTTGACATGTGTTCATCGGAGAACGATGCTGATACATTGCATCGCATCTTCTTAACATCTCAG GTCGAGATTCTTCCATCTCTGGAAATTGTCAACAAAGATGATATACCATGCACCGGAGAGTATCTTGTTCAGAACAAGAACAAAGTCTGGGTCGGTGTGTCACGTGCTAGTGGCTTGAAATGTGAAAGATGCTGGAATTTTTCACTTCAAGTTGGCAGTTATGACGACCACCCCTTACTTTGTGGCCGTTGCCACGGCGTTGTCAACCAGCCAATTCCAGCAATGGCAGCAGCTAGCTGA